One Phaseolus vulgaris cultivar G19833 chromosome 2, P. vulgaris v2.0, whole genome shotgun sequence DNA window includes the following coding sequences:
- the LOC137809900 gene encoding uncharacterized protein: protein MQLMRGFNERSPGSSSGEAKKEGMPYYMGAFLAIALDWRAQAKTKAIEMQTLQALKREVATLKEEKLKLEDAYQPSLAETRKVEEATTLRLREADQKHADLLGSMAPLQAEVSELREVAETSKALEVKLNGVEGELAAKTEAFNLLQAEYDKSQAEVNKLQVEKEFLEKQLATKDSKIEELEKANQDLLDDMADTFDEGFKEALAQATCENLGINTSNCDPGNHIVDGKVAPLDLRE, encoded by the coding sequence ATGCAACTAATGAGGGGGTTCAACGAGAGGTCTCCGGGGAGCTCTTCTGGTGAGGCTAAGAAGGAAGGTATGCCCTACTAcatgggggccttcttggctaTTGCACTCGATTGGCGCGCACAAGCAAAAACCAAGGCCATCGAGATGCAAACCCTTCAGGCTCTCAAGCGAGAGGTTGCCACCCTGAAGGAAGAAAAGCTGAAGCTGGAAGATGCTTACCAACCCTCCCTAGCGGAGACCCGGAAGGTGGAGGAAGCGACCACCCTGAGGCTGCGCGAGGCTGACCAGAAGCACGCTGACCTTTTGGGCTCCATGGCCCCTCTACAGGCGGAGGTGTCTGAACTGAGGGAGGTGGCTGAGACCTCCAAGGCCCTTGAGGTAAAGCTGAATGGAGTTGAAGGGGAGCTAGCTGCAAAGACTGAAGCCTTCAACCTTCTCCAAGCTGAATATGACAAATCCCAAGCTGAAGTGAACAAGCTTCAAGTGGAGAAGGAGTTCCTGGAAAAGCAGCTAGCAACCAAGGACTCCAAGATCGAGGAGTTGGAGAAAGCCAACCAAGACCTCCTCGACGATATGGCCGACACCTTTGATGAGGGGTTCaaagaggctctggcccaagcCACATGTGAAAACCTAGGGATTAATACTTCCAACTGCGACCCTGGCAATCAtatcgtcgacgggaaggtggCGCCCCTCGACCTTCGGGAATGA
- the LOC137809901 gene encoding uncharacterized protein: MVPSVLLVAITLMVPSIVIGGDNIDGSISVICRNNTDGTISVIGGNNTDGTLSVIGGNNSDGTISVIGRNNTFRTISVIGGNNTDGTISVIGENNTDGTISVIGGKNTDGTINVIGGNNTDGTINVNGGNNTDGTITVIGRNNTDGTFTIIARNNTNGTISVIGRNNIDGTTSVICGNNIDGTISVICGNNIDGTSSVIGGKNIDCTINVIGGNNIHGTISVICRNTSDGTMSVIGGNNTDGTISVICRNSSDGTMSVIGGVIGGNNTDGTISVNGGNNTGGTISVIGVNNTDGTISVIRGNKTDGTISVIGGNKTDGTISVIGGNNIDGTISVNGENNTDGNINVICGINTDGTCYWCVIGGDNIDGSISVICRNNTDGTISVIGGNNTDGTLSVIGGNNFDGTISVIGRNNTFRTISVIGGNNTDGTISVIGENNTDGTISVIGGKNTDGTISVIGGNNTDGTINVNGGNNTDGTITVIGRNNTDGTFTIIARNNTNGTISVIGRNNIDGTTSVICGNNIDGTISVICGNNIDGTSSVIGGKNIDCTINVIGGNNIHGTISVICRNTSDGTMSVIGGNNTDGTISVICRNSSDGTVSVIGGSVIGGNNTDGTISVNGGNNTGGTISVIGVNNTDGTISVIRGNKTDGTISVIGGNNTDGTISVIGGNNIDGTISVNGENNTDGNINVICGINTDGTFF; this comes from the exons atggtaccatcagtgttattggtggcaataacactgatggtaccatcaat tgttattggtggggaTAATATTGATGGTAGCATTAGTGTTATTTGtaggaataatactgatggtaccatcagtgttattggtgggaataatactgatggtaccctgagtgttattggtggcaataattctgatggtaccatcagtgttattggtaggAATAATACTTTtcgtaccatcagtgttattggcggcaataatactgatggaaccatAAGTGTTATTGGTgagaataatactgatggtaccatcagtgttattggtggcaaaaatactgatggtacaatcaatgttattggtgggaataatactgatggaaccatcaATGTTaatggtggcaataatactgatggtaccatcactgTTATTGGtcggaataatactgatggtacatTCACTATTATTGCTAggaataatactaatggtactatcagtgttattggtagaaataatattgatggtaccaccagtgttatttgtgggaataatattgatggtaccatcagtgttatttgtgggaataatattgatggtactaGTAGTGTTATTGGGGGGAAAAATATTGAttgtaccatcaatgttattggtgggaataatattcatggtaccatcagtgttatttgtaGGAATACTAGTGATGGTACCatgagtgttattggtgggaataatactgatggaaccatcagtgttatttgtaGGAATAGTAGTGATGGTACCatgagtgttattggtgg tgttattggtgggaataatactgatggaaccatcagtgttaatggtgggaataatactggtGGTACCATCAGCGTTATTGGTgtgaataatactgatggtaccatcagtgttattcgtGGGAATAagactgatggtaccatcagtgttattggtgggaataagactgatggtaccatcagtgttattggtgggaataatattgatggaaccatcagtgttaatggtgagaataatactgatggtaacATCAATGTTATTTGTGGgattaatactgatggtacc tgttattggtg tgttattggtggggaTAATATTGATGGTAGCATTAGTGTTATTTGtaggaataatactgatggtaccatcagtgttattggtgggaataatactgatggtaccctgagtgttattggtggcaataattttgatggtaccatcagtgttattggtaggAATAATACTTTtcgtaccatcagtgttattggcggcaataatactgatggaaccatAAGTGTTATTGGTgagaataatactgatggtaccatcagtgttattggtggcaaaaatactgatggtacaatcagtgttattggtgggaataatactgatggaaccatcaATGTTaatggtggcaataatactgatggtaccatcactgTTATTGGtcggaataatactgatggtacatTCACTATTATTGCTAggaataatactaatggtactatcagtgttattggtagaaataatattgatggtaccaccagtgttatttgtgggaataatattgatggtaccatcagtgttatttgtgggaataatattgatggtaccagtAGTGTTATTGGGGGGAAAAATATTGAttgtaccatcaatgttattggtgggaataatattcatggtaccatcagtgttatttgtaGGAATACTAGTGATGGTACCatgagtgttattggtgggaataatactgatggaaccatcagtgttatttgtaGGAATAGTAGTGATGGTACCgtgagtgttattggtgg cagtgttattggtgggaataatactgatggaaccatcagtgttaatggtgggaataatactggtGGTACCATCAGCGTTATTGGTgtgaataatactgatggtaccatcagtgttattcgtGGGAATAagactgatggtaccatcagtgttattggtgggaataatactgatggtaccatcagtgttattggtgggaataatattgatggaaccatcagtgttaatggtgagaataatactgatggtaacATCAATGTTATTTGTGGgattaatactgatggtacc ttttTCTGA